Proteins encoded by one window of Juglans regia cultivar Chandler chromosome 15, Walnut 2.0, whole genome shotgun sequence:
- the LOC109017551 gene encoding probable disease resistance protein At4g27220, which yields MCLNGWCPDLKLRYSLSKEAQKNTQAIDDLLKKGESYHLVHQNASSLKGRSSSTNQWFKYFESRESTIQNILNALKNDDINMIALCGMGGIGKTKMAKEIKTRVMKYDNLFNKVAIAVVSQSPDVRKIQGELAESLGTRLKAETLQGRADELDSILTVNKKVLLILDDVWKPLYNEDIEDIGVYSAFKEKSCKILLTSRNKKPCNGIEIQETFRVDPLSEEEAWNLFVEMAGKCVNRSDLISIAKQVAKECAGSPLAIATVGGALSNKSDKNEWKNALQQLKMSRPKNIDGQQKVFSNIEFSYNYLESDEAKSCFLLCCLYLEDDDVPIEDLVRYGVVKRFLMGTVEQTRVFVHTIVKDLIRVNLLLDSDGKEYVKMHDVVRDVAIDIASRDKNGFMVVLHEELEEWPQNDRFDSYTTISLLLGEMKWHPTELKCPTLQLLQLSCRNHSKTFPDNLFDGMKELKMLSLQECRSSLTTLPPSIQILQNLRMLNLQYCCLGDVSAIGTLGNLEILGFPYSKIEELPLEIGNLSRLKLLDMKGCVYLKRIAAGVLSGLSRLEELYMDGFWKWGRTTTMEGNGEVTNNNASLTELIPYSNQLVVLEISVPSISCLPKELYFSNSNFRFRIDIGIDFEPENVTYLFENTLELKVEDASDLGEYREIRSLLKKAVDLRLDIVKNLKHIWFEKGQKGILPCSLKNLTIRDSEDLEYLLEATSDSTPTNTFRLLRSLSLFNLPRLIGICNSTNSVEITLTKEEEQNVSETGNQVKMFSLFQYNLIESLGNLEELSIYRCVSLEVIFELEGLNAKESNIFNNLTLLYLEDLPKLLHIWKKGPRDIKGFNYLRFLQVWGCDSLKCLFTPSIAKLLVKLEKIDVHRCNEMEEILGKELGDEENRDVIAFPLMKTLELADLQKLECFYTEDNHAFEWPSLDEITIGGCPKLKMFVSTSTNTPKLKGVLHMKSRTFQPMVEGDLNATIQHIIKGKGFDQFIFQ from the exons ATGTGCTTGAATGGTTGGTGTCCGGATCTGAAGCTACGCTATTCCTTGAGTAAGGAAGCTCAAAAGAATACTCAAGCTATCGATGACTTGCTAAAAAAAGGTGAAAGTTATCATCTGGTGCACCAAAATGCATCTTCATTGAAAGGAAGATCATCATCCACAAATCAATGGTTCAAGTATTTTGAATCACGAGAATCAACgattcaaaatattttgaatgcTCTAAAGAATGACGATATAAACATGATTGCATTATGCGGTATGGGAGGCATTGGCAAGACAAAAATGGCCAAAGAGATTAAGACAAGAGTGATGAAATATGATAATTTATTCAATAAAGTTGCCATTGCGGTGGTGTCTCAAAGTCCAGACGTTAGAAAAATTCAAGGCGAACTTGCAGAATCTCTAGGTACGAGACTTAAAGCGGAGACTTTACAAGGAAGAGCAGATGAATTAGATTCAATATTGACGGTGAATAAGAAAGTCCTTTTGATATTAGATGATGTTTGGAAACCACTTTATAATGAGGACATTGAGGATATTGGAGTTTACTCAGCATTTAAAGAAAAGAGCTGCAAAATCTTGTTGACGTCAAGAAACAAAAAACCTTGCAATGGGATAGAAATTCAGGAGACTTTTCGAGTTGACCCTTTATCTGAAGAAGAAGCGTGGAATCTTTTCGTAGAGATGGCAGGTAAATGTGTCAATAGATCCGATCTAATCTCAATTGCAAAACAGGTTGCGAAGGAATGTGCAGGTTCACCCCTTGCCATTGCGACAGTTGGAGGTGCTCTTAGCAACAAAAGTGACAAAAATGAGTGGAAAAATGCACTTCAGCAACTGAAAATGTCTAGACCAAAAAATATCGATGGCCAGCAAAAGGTATTTTCCAACATAGAGTTCAGCTACAATTACTTAGAAAGTGACGAAGCCAAATCATGTTTTTTGCTATGTTGTTTGTATCTCGAAGATGATGATGTTCCAATTGAAGATTTAGTCAGGTATGGAGTTGTAAAAAGGTTTCTCATGGGTACTGTGGAACAAACAAGAGTATTTGTCCACACAATAGTTAAGGATCTTATAAGAGTAAATCTCTTGTTGGATAGCGACGGGAAGGAATACGTCAAAATGCATGATGTTGTACGAGATGTTGCCATAGATATTGCATCCAGAGACAAAAATGGTTTTATGGTAGTGTTGCATGAAGAACTTGAAGAATGGCCACAGAATGATAGATTTGACAGTTACACCACAATTTCTCTTTTACTTGGAGAAATGAAATGGCATCCTACTGAGTTGAAGTGTCCCACACTTCAGCTTTTGCAACTATCATGTAGGAACCATTCAAAAACATTCCCAGACAATTTATTTGACGGGATGAAGGAGCTAAAGATGTTGTCTTTGCAAGAATGTAGATCTTCCTTGACGACGTTGCCGCCATCAATCCAGATCCTCCAGAACCTTCGAATGTTGAATCTGCAGTATTGTTGCTTAGGAGATGTGTCGGCAATTGGAACCCTGGGCAACCTAGAAATTCTTGGCTTTCCTTATTCCAAGATTGAGGAGTTGCCGTTGGAAATAGGAAATCTTAGTCGATTAAAGTTACTAGATATGAAGGGATGTGTATATCTAAAGCGAATTGCGGCTGGTGTATTATCCGGTTTATCTCGACTAGAAGAATTGTACATGGACGGATTTTGGAAATGGGGACGTACGACTACGATGGAAGGAAATGGAGAAGTAACAAATAATAATGCAAGCCTTACTGAACTAATTCCTTATTCCAATCAACTGGTGGTTTTAGAAATCAGTGTGCCAAGTATCTCATGCTTGCCAAAAGAATTGTACTTCAGTAACTCCAATTTCAGATTTAGGATAGATATTGGGATAGATTTTGAGCCAGagaatgtgacatatttatttgaaaatactttGGAACTCAAAGTGGAGGATGCAAGTGATCTTGGGGAATACCGAGAAATTCGTTCATTGTTGAAGAAAGCTGTAGATTTGAGGTTGgatattgtaaaaaatttgaaacatatttgGTTTGAGAAAGGGCAAAAAGGAATTTTACCATGCAGCTTGAAGAATCTAACAATTCGTGACTCTGAAGATTTAGAATATCTACTCGAAGCCACATCGGATAGTACTCCAACTAATACCTTCCGTCTCTTGCGGTCACTATCATTATTCAACTTACCAAGGCTCATTGGCATCTGTAATTCCACGAATTCAGTTGAG ATTACATTGACAAAGGAAGAGGAGCAAAATGTGAGTGAGACCGGAAATCAAGTAAAGATGTTTTCTCTGTTTCAATACAACTTGATTGAAAGTTTGGGGAATCTAGAAGAACTTTCTATATATCGATGTGTTTCATTGGAAGTGATATTTGAACTTGAGGGACTAAATGCCAAAGAAAGCAATATCTTCAATAATTTGACATTGTTGTATTTAGAAGATTTACCGAAACTATTGCATATATGGAAGAAAGGCCCACGAGATATTAAGGGATTTAATTACTTGAGATTTCTACAAGTATGGGGATGTGATAGTTTGAAATGTTTGTTCACACCATCCATTGCAAAACTTCTTGtcaaattagagaaaatagaCGTACATCGTTGcaatgaaatggaagaaatcCTTGGAAAAGAATTGGGAGATGAAGAGAATAGAGATGTGATTGCATTCCCCCTAATGAAGACCCTCGAGCTAGCGGATTTACAAAAGTTGGAGTGCTTTTACACCGAAGATAATCATGCATTTGAGTGGCCATCTCTGGATGAAATAACAATAGGTGGATgcccaaaattaaaaatgtttgtttCGACAAGTACAAACACACCTAAGCTAAAGGGAGTATTGCATATGAAGTCCAGAACTTTTCAACCAATGGTAGAAGGAGACCTCAATGCCACCATACAACACATTATCAAAGGAAAG GGGTTTGATCAGTTTATCTTCCAATAA